From the genome of Fundulus heteroclitus isolate FHET01 chromosome 7, MU-UCD_Fhet_4.1, whole genome shotgun sequence, one region includes:
- the rprma gene encoding protein reprimo A — MNNTGLNQTEGGLFNKTEEFLCCNFSSVVTDNGFVAAAPDERSLFIMRVVQIAVMCVLSLTVVFGIFFLGCNLLIKSEGMINFLVTDRRPSKETEAVIVGAY; from the coding sequence ATGAACAACACCGGGCTCAACCAGACGGAGGGCGGACTGTTCaacaagacggaggagttcCTCTGCTGCAACTTCTCCTCCGTGGTGACTGACAACGGCTTTGTGGCCGCGGCTCCAGACGAGAGGAGCCTCTTCATCATGAGGGTGGTCCAGATAGCCGTCATGTGCGTCCTGTCCCTCACCGTGGTGTTTGGCATATTCTTCCTGGGCTGCAACCTCCTCATAAAGTCCGAGGGGATGATAAACTTTCTGGTGACGGACAGAAGACCCTCCAAAGAAACGGAGGCGGTGATTGTTGGAGCCTACTGA